The Methylomarinum sp. Ch1-1 genome contains the following window.
AGTTTTCATGGCATTCAGTTCGGCGCGGATTTTATCGGCGTCGATTTCATTCAGCCGGTAATCGCCAAACCGTTTGACCCAGAACCGGCTTCGCTGTAATTGGTGTTCGATATCCTTGCCAGCCCACTGGAGCATGTATTCATCGACCAATTTGGCAAAGGTCAGCCTTGCGCCCTTGTTGCCAAAAGCGGCAATGGCATCACGGTCTTGCTCGATCCGGTCCGCCCAGGCTTTGGCGTCGGTTTTGCGTTTAAAGGTTTTGGATTTGATTTGTTTGCCGAGCCGATCACGGATAACGGACCTGTAAACATGACCGGATTTATTTTGTATTTTTCGAATGGTATACGCCATACAAACCTCGAATATAGGTGTATTCGGAATGGTGTAGCAACTAGCGTAGTTATACAGCTTCTCCGTGTTTGGAGTAGTGTAGTATTTAGTGTAGTGCTACGGTTTGTGTGCGTGTTTTAACCGATGGCTATTTGAAAAAAATCCTTATTTTTCAAGGGGGTAAAGTGGTGGCGACACCGGGGATCGAACCTGGGACCTCGGGGTTATGAATCCCGCGCTCTAACCGGACTGAGCTATGTCGCCACTGTATTGACTCTTCGAAACAGACCGTCCCGAAGAGCTAATAATTATAAGAACCTGTTTGACGAATGTCAAACATTAAATCGAAAATGTATCACATCACCGTCCTGGACCACATACTCCTTGCCTTCGAGACGCCATTTTCCGGCGTCCTTGGCCCCCTGCTCGCCATTACAAGCAATGAAGTCCTCATAGGAAATCACTTCGGCGCGGATGAAACCTTTTTCGAAATCGGTGTGAATGACGCCGGCCGCTTGAGGCGCTAATGCGCCTTTCAAAACGGTCCAAGCCCGCACTTCCTTGACGCCAGCGGTAAAATAAGTGGAAAGGTTCAATAATTCGTAAGCGGCCCTGACGACTCTGTTTAATCCCGGCTCTTCCAGACCCAGTTCATCGAGAAACTCCTTCTTTTCATCATCCTCCAATTGCACTATTTCCGCTTCGATAGCCGCGCATACCGACACGACCTTCGCCCCTTCCTTGGCGGCATAATCGGCGACTTGATCCAACATCGGATTGTCTACAAAACCATCTTCTTGAACATTGGCGATATATAAAGTAGGCTTTATCGTAATGAGACACAGCTCTTTGATCAGCTTGAGCTCGTCCTCGGTCAAATTCAACGAACGAACCGGTTCGCCGTTATCCAGATGTTTTGCTACTTTTTCCAACACCTGTTTTTTTGCCAATTCCTCCTTATTGCCGGACTTTGAGGCCTTGGCGGCGCGTTGCAAGGCTTTTTCCACCGAAGCCATATCCGCCAGCGCCAATTCGGTATTGATGACTTCGATATCGCCAGTGGGATCGACCTTACCGGCGACATGAACGACGTTGTCATCTTCAAAACAACGTACGACATGGACGATCGCGTCCGTTTCCCTGATATTGCCCAAGAACTGATTACCCAGTCCTTCGCCTTTGGAGGCGCCGGCGACCAGGCCTGCGATATCGACAAACTCTATCGTGGTCGGCAACACTCTCTCAGGTTTTACGATGTCCGCCAGCTTGTCCATTCTTGGATCTGGGACCGGCACCACCCCAATATTCGGATCTATCGTGCAAAAAGGATAATTTTCCGCCGCGATGGTCGCCTGAGTTAACGCATTAAACAAAGTCGACTTACCGACATTAGGCAAACCGACAATACCACAATGAAGTGCCATAGAGTTCTCTTAACTGAATATTTGAAGGAGCAGGCCCTATCGGACCAAAACAGGAGGCAGATTATACAATCGAATGACTGAATCTAAAAACCGGAAGCCAGATTCTATTCCTCAATCAGCTCTTTGCTGAATTTGACGACCTGATTTCGTCCTCTTTTCTTGGCGGCATAAAGCGCCATATCGGCATAATGAATGATTTGATCGATATTCGCCCGCGGCATGCTCTGGCAACAATCATTATCATGACAATAAAGCCCTATGCTCATCGTCACTCGGATCGAATCATCCTTTTTTTGCCAGAACAGCTGATTGACCTCCTTTCTGATTCGTTCGGCAAACATAATGCCATTGGCACAGCTGGTATTGGTAAAAATAATGACAAATTCCTCTCCGCCAAAGCGCACCAACACATCGGCATGACGAACCTGTGTTTTTAACAGGTTCGCGATATCGATCAACACCTGATCGCCAAAAATGTGCCCATAGTTGTCATTGATCGATTTAAAATGATCGATATCCATAATCAACAAACACATCGCTTGCCCATAGCGCTCATAGCCGGCCATCGTCATCTTAATCTGGTTATAAAAATAACGCCTATTATAAAGACCCGTCAGCTGGTCGAGCACCGAAATGTTTTCGTAATGTTCTTTCAGGCGCTTGATATCCTTATAGGCTCTTTCCAACTTTGTCGTTCGGCTGGCAATCTGACGCTCCATTTGATGAAACAAACGATAATTGGAGATCAATTGCCCCAACATATTCTTGTAGATTTCCAATAAGCGTATATGCCATTCAGTAAAATAATACGGTTCTGGATGGGAAATATTGAGCACCCCGATCAATTCAAGGTTAGCGGCAAAAACCGGTACACTGATAATCGAGCCCGGCATGGCGCCATCCATCTCTGCCCCATTGTTAATAAAGCGCTCATCCTCGCGGCAATTGTGGCAATGCTGCAGCGTTTTCTTTTCCGCGGCAAGCCCGATGATGCCTTCGCCGACCTTGAATTGTCGTGATTGGAAGCTCTCGTTTAGGTCCTCCAAAACTTCGAAGTAACTGAGCCCGGTCACATTAACCAAGACTTGTTCATCCTCATTCAGTAAGAAAAAGGAACAGCGCTCCATATCCTGATTTTGAATCAGCGTCGACAACGCCTTATCCAACAGCAACTTTTCATCATTGACGCTTAACTGATAATTGAGCTCAGACAATTCTTTTATCGTCGACAACGAGTTCATCAAATCGACGACAATGTCCTCCATGCCGTGCTCAACACCAATCTCGTAATTTATATTTTCTGGCATTTTGTTATCCACTGATTATCGCCGCCAATTCACGAATATTATTTTTATGCTCCTTGACTTCATCTATTGCGGCTATCAAATCCTCGGCCGACAAGGATAGCCTGTCGAGCGCGACTTGGTAATCCGACAATGTAAATGGCGCATCGCTGTTAATAGTGATCGTAAGAGCCTGGCTAAGCTTAATGAGTTCAATCAGT
Protein-coding sequences here:
- a CDS encoding sensor domain-containing diguanylate cyclase, which encodes MPENINYEIGVEHGMEDIVVDLMNSLSTIKELSELNYQLSVNDEKLLLDKALSTLIQNQDMERCSFFLLNEDEQVLVNVTGLSYFEVLEDLNESFQSRQFKVGEGIIGLAAEKKTLQHCHNCREDERFINNGAEMDGAMPGSIISVPVFAANLELIGVLNISHPEPYYFTEWHIRLLEIYKNMLGQLISNYRLFHQMERQIASRTTKLERAYKDIKRLKEHYENISVLDQLTGLYNRRYFYNQIKMTMAGYERYGQAMCLLIMDIDHFKSINDNYGHIFGDQVLIDIANLLKTQVRHADVLVRFGGEEFVIIFTNTSCANGIMFAERIRKEVNQLFWQKKDDSIRVTMSIGLYCHDNDCCQSMPRANIDQIIHYADMALYAAKKRGRNQVVKFSKELIEE
- a CDS encoding tyrosine-type recombinase/integrase, translated to MAYTIRKIQNKSGHVYRSVIRDRLGKQIKSKTFKRKTDAKAWADRIEQDRDAIAAFGNKGARLTFAKLVDEYMLQWAGKDIEHQLQRSRFWVKRFGDYRLNEIDADKIRAELNAMKTKNCRVGQGRGKNAGKTKSIDKTLSNTTVNRYRGTLSSIFTYAFKQGYVTANPVRRTSSLPQPKGRVRYLSSVERDRLLAACRQSEWIRLYLLVLMAMTTGMRKSELLNQS
- the ychF gene encoding redox-regulated ATPase YchF, coding for MALHCGIVGLPNVGKSTLFNALTQATIAAENYPFCTIDPNIGVVPVPDPRMDKLADIVKPERVLPTTIEFVDIAGLVAGASKGEGLGNQFLGNIRETDAIVHVVRCFEDDNVVHVAGKVDPTGDIEVINTELALADMASVEKALQRAAKASKSGNKEELAKKQVLEKVAKHLDNGEPVRSLNLTEDELKLIKELCLITIKPTLYIANVQEDGFVDNPMLDQVADYAAKEGAKVVSVCAAIEAEIVQLEDDEKKEFLDELGLEEPGLNRVVRAAYELLNLSTYFTAGVKEVRAWTVLKGALAPQAAGVIHTDFEKGFIRAEVISYEDFIACNGEQGAKDAGKWRLEGKEYVVQDGDVIHFRFNV